The DNA region ATTAACGTCAACGTCAACCGAACAAATGAATGAAGAACAAGGTATTCCAGGTGAAGTATTGGATTCAGTATTGCGCTACGCTAAATTAACGAAAGCAGCGGGCCTTGATGGTGTGGTTTGTTCACCACTTGAAGCAGCAGCTATTAAAGAGGCTTGCGGGGAAGACTTCCAAACGATTACACCGGGTATCCGCCTAGCGACTTCTGTGGCAGACGACCAAAAACGAATCATGACGCCAAGCCAAGCAGCCAAAGGTGGTTCTGACTACATCGTGGTGGGACGACCAATTACACAAGCTGAAAATTCAAAAGAAACTTACGACCAAATCACAAATGATTGGTCTGGACAATAAGGAGGGTGCAAGATGACAGTAGAAAAAGCGGATTTAGTAGCACAAAAATTACTAGAGATTAAGGCAGTAAACTTTAGCCCTGAGGCACCATATACTTGGGCAAGCGGACTTAAAGCCCCGATTTATACAGATAACCGACTAATCATGTCATACCCGAGTGTGCGTTCAATAGTGGAAGATGCTTTGGCTGAATTAATCAAAGAAAACTTCCCTGACGTAGATGTGATTGCAGGGACAGCAACTGCTGGTATTCCTCATGCAGCCTTTGTAAGTGAACGCTTAGATTTACCAATGATTTATGTGCGTTCTTCTGCCAAAGATCACGGTAAACAAAATGCTATTGAAGGTGCTTTAGAAGTGGGCGCAAAAGTAGTGATCATTGAAGACTTGATTTCAACTGGTGGTAGCGTGATTACAGCAGCTGACAAGATTCAAGAAGCAGGCGGAGAAGTCATTGCAGCAGTAGCTATTTTTGACTATTTATTAGCAGCTTCAAAAGATGCTTTCGAACAAGCTGGCTATCCTTTAATGACCTTGACAAACTATGTGAAGATTTTGGATTACGCAGCGAAAGATCCTAAATTATCACCACATTATGACAAGTTGATGGAATGGTACAAAGACCCTAAAGCTTGGTCTGAAAAACACGGTTAAGTTGACCTAACCTACTATACAAATAACAGCTTTACCAGATTTATGTCCTTATTTTTTTTTGCCCATTTTTATTTTTATGG from Aerococcus urinaeequi includes:
- the pyrE gene encoding orotate phosphoribosyltransferase, translating into MTVEKADLVAQKLLEIKAVNFSPEAPYTWASGLKAPIYTDNRLIMSYPSVRSIVEDALAELIKENFPDVDVIAGTATAGIPHAAFVSERLDLPMIYVRSSAKDHGKQNAIEGALEVGAKVVIIEDLISTGGSVITAADKIQEAGGEVIAAVAIFDYLLAASKDAFEQAGYPLMTLTNYVKILDYAAKDPKLSPHYDKLMEWYKDPKAWSEKHG